The Ziziphus jujuba cultivar Dongzao chromosome 12, ASM3175591v1 sequence TTATTTTAGTCCAGTTTTCCATCTTACCACCTAACTCCCGTTATTTATCCAACTGGTCTAACCTCTGTTCCTACCTCCAAATCAACTTTCTTTGCTAATGTTATCTCTTTAAGACTGTGGTAATATACCACGAAGACGATCCATTTCAGTGTCATTCCCAGGCAGACCAAGCTAACCTGCGCAATAATTCCATAACCTCCTTTATAGCAGCCAATATAGAGACATGGAAATCTTAATCCAATTTCCCATACAGAGAAAACAAGCATCAAAACAATCCCACATTCATCCTTTCCACCGATGCAGTAAGAAGACAAAGCCAACGCTTCAATCCCATATACACCCTCCAAAATGGAAAACACAATACTCATATTCCACACAGCACTCAATGCCAAGTAAAGGGTTAGAAGTGCCACAAAAGCTACTCCAACAACTGCTGTGGGAAAAATACCAGCCATGACAATCAAATCGCTTGAAAAATCATTAGAAATCGTTACCAACCATATGAATCCAGGTAGAGTACAAGTTGATAACAAGGAAACATAGAGGAAATTCAGAAAAGTGATCAAAGTGCCTCTTAATCTTCCCATGCTGATCATTGGTTTTGGTAACATATCTTTAAGACTCATCTGTTTgtcttctttatatattttcgATGCCAAATCAACAATCAGTAGCACTGTGCTGAGTTGTAGGAGATTGTAGGGAACAAAATACAAAAGACCCATTCGAGTCATCTCGTGAAGATAATCCTTTTTCAGCTCGCTGAGCATATTGAATGAAAAGTGACCCTTTGATACTTCTAGAATTTCAAAGGTTTCAAGAAGAAacttttggaaagaaaattcATAGTAAACCACAAAGCAGAACAAGGGGAGGGAGGTTATAAAAGCGAAGATGATGAAGTTGATGTTTTTAGAAGAAACTAAGAGAGCTTTTCTGAAGATATCTAAGACACTCATTTCCTGATAAAACTTAATCTGGTTGCTTTCCAGCTTCTTTTTTGCCTGAAACTACCAAAGCTCTAAACACCCTAAAAGGAGATTTCTAACATAGACATGGTCTTTCATGGTGGTTGGGATCTACTTAGCAATTGACTTGACATGGTCTTCCATTGTGGTTGGGATCTACTTAGTAATTGACTTGACATGGTCTTTCATGGTGGTTGGGATCTACTTAGTAATTGACTTGACTTTGGCATCGTTCGAATGTGCATGCTTTTCTAGTCATCACAACTTTTCCACTTGACATTTCGATTGGACTGCAAGAAACAATGGCTCTCACTCCGGACCAGTTCCTATAAGCTGTTGTAATTTTTATGTGCTAAGAAGTAGTAAAAAAGCTGTTCTTTTGTGTATTTGTATCTCGGTGGATATTTGTATTTACTAGAGAGAGACAATACCAGTGATGCTTCCAAGTATTTGCTCCTCAATTACATTGTCTCCTTGACTAGAAGTGTCACTATCCACTCGTAGAAAAATTAGGAACAAGATGGAGTTTATCAAAGTTTTAATAGTTCTGTATATGATTTGATGATTTAAGTCAACTCAGTCAATGATATTAATTAGCTCTATAATTTTCTCAATCAATCATATTATCTTATTAGATATTCTTCCACAATTTTTTGTGGTGAATATTTGATATTCTTTCACTAGATGTGTAATTGTTTGTTCATATGTATAAACCAAACcacattaaatattttgtgttCTTCTACCCTTTTGAGAGAGATTTTTGGGGGGTGAAAGTTACTAACAAAAGGGTGCTTTcgaaaaaatctcaaatttattTTGACACAATACCAAAGGTATATTTCGAGTCGGCGATTCTTGCAATCCTGGcaataaacaacaaaaactaCCCAATTCATCACCTTCCCAACACATAAGAGGCTTGAATCAAGAACAGCATATGGAATTCCCCTCGGAAAATTCCAACTTGGCAAGCCCCGGCTCAACCTCCAAACCAAATACACAACCATTGAAGGCACACCCCACCTTTTCTATATGATATTTTCTATGATAAAActgatatataattttgttataaaaaacaACACTTTATTCGTGCTTAACATCTCacaatgtaaattaattaaaatttaatatatatatatatatatatatatctcataaTATGTTATGGAACATTAAACGCACACAGATACTCTTTATACGGTGCTCACTGCAGTAgcattgtgtgtgtatatatatatatatatatatatatgtattatgtatAAAGATTTTTCCATAGAAATATAAAGAAATGAGTCAAGATTGgagatttttatttgtttcaattatttttcGGGCGTGTCAAATGGTGGTTGAATTAGATAATAGACGTAACCTTCCAATACGTTAGAAAAATAGATTATGCAGTCATTAATTATCAACCACATGGGAAGGTTTGAGTGTCCaccgaaaaaataataataataaaaataaatatgggaAGGTTTGAGTTTGCCGTGTTaaacgaggaaaaaaaaaaaaaaaaagaggagggtGGTGGAGGGTTTAAATCCTTGTTAAGGTAGTTAAAAAAACTTGAGACTGCAAACAATTATACTCACAATTATACTCATGATCGGCAAGTAAAGAAGAAGCCAATTTAGTTGCTGAAAAGCAGTATaatccaataataataaacgcTACAGTTGACTTCGAGGGCTTAATCCAATCAAAAACAGAGAAAAGTGATAAAAACGACAAGtgaaaataatttctattttgcCAAAGACGCCAAGGACTTATCCTTAAGCTGCTGATAGAAATGAAGGACAACATACACAATTTTGGAATGTTATGAGACATCCCCAATTTTATATAAaccttgttaaaagaaaattcaatgagTGCTCACAGGTTTCTCAGGATAACCaagaaatagaaacaaaacaGGTAT is a genomic window containing:
- the LOC107428615 gene encoding uncharacterized protein LOC107428615 — translated: MSVLDIFRKALLVSSKNINFIIFAFITSLPLFCFVVYYEFSFQKFLLETFEILEVSKGHFSFNMLSELKKDYLHEMTRMGLLYFVPYNLLQLSTVLLIVDLASKIYKEDKQMSLKDMLPKPMISMGRLRGTLITFLNFLYVSLLSTCTLPGFIWLVTISNDFSSDLIVMAGIFPTAVVGVAFVALLTLYLALSAVWNMSIVFSILEGVYGIEALALSSYCIGGKDECGIVLMLVFSVWEIGLRFPCLYIGCYKGGYGIIAQVSLVCLGMTLKWIVFVVYYHSLKEITLAKKVDLEVGTEVRPVG